The following are encoded together in the Armatimonadota bacterium genome:
- a CDS encoding AtpZ/AtpI family protein — protein sequence MSVVGLTLAFCIAIGTGAGMWLDRRFDAEPAFTVVGFLLGAIAGFRELLRAIQKG from the coding sequence ATGAGCGTTGTCGGTTTGACGCTCGCCTTTTGCATCGCCATCGGAACCGGCGCGGGGATGTGGCTGGACAGACGATTCGATGCAGAGCCGGCCTTCACTGTGGTCGGTTTTTTGCTGGGTGCAATCGCCGGATTCCGCGAACTGCTCCGGGCCATCCAGAAGGGGTGA
- a CDS encoding GntR family transcriptional regulator: protein MNSEGAAHPRRTNAMAEISLHKLPPGENTPLYAQIMGILEQEIRSGRLKPGDQLPTQEALAQHFEVSLAPVKQALRELEERGVIATRQGRGTYILDATPLSEEIIDANRIPNFTRDMTEMGREPSSRVLSIEEAAARDEPQAASELKLHAREKLVRIERVRLADGKPLCLQTCFFPHSRVTGIVERGLRDGESLTSVLQGEYGITIAVARQTISATAATDRDARELQITPGAPMLLVERTSFLSTSEPVEFLVDRRVPDFSFMVWLRRK from the coding sequence GTGAACTCTGAAGGGGCTGCGCACCCGCGCCGCACCAATGCTATGGCCGAGATAAGCCTCCACAAGCTGCCTCCGGGCGAAAATACCCCGCTTTATGCCCAGATCATGGGCATACTCGAGCAGGAGATCCGCTCGGGCCGTCTCAAGCCGGGCGACCAACTCCCGACCCAGGAGGCCCTTGCACAGCATTTCGAGGTCAGCCTGGCGCCGGTAAAGCAGGCTCTGCGAGAGCTTGAGGAGCGCGGGGTCATTGCCACACGCCAGGGACGGGGGACGTACATCCTTGATGCGACTCCTCTCAGCGAGGAGATCATCGACGCCAACCGAATCCCCAACTTCACGCGGGACATGACCGAGATGGGCCGCGAACCCTCATCGCGGGTCCTATCCATCGAGGAGGCGGCAGCCCGCGACGAGCCCCAGGCAGCCTCCGAGCTCAAGCTCCATGCCCGCGAGAAGCTGGTCCGGATCGAGCGCGTCAGACTCGCGGACGGCAAGCCGCTTTGTCTCCAGACCTGCTTCTTCCCGCACAGCCGTGTCACGGGAATTGTTGAGCGCGGGCTAAGAGACGGGGAGTCGTTGACGTCAGTGCTTCAGGGGGAGTACGGTATCACCATCGCGGTTGCACGTCAGACCATCTCGGCGACCGCGGCGACAGATCGCGATGCCCGGGAGCTCCAAATCACCCCCGGCGCGCCAATGCTCCTGGTGGAAAGAACGTCCTTCCTGAGCACCAGCGAACCCGTGGAGTTCCTGGTGGACCGGCGCGTACCTGACTTCAGCTTTATGGTTTGGCTCAGGCGCAAGTAG
- a CDS encoding universal stress protein — protein sequence MRNILVGYDGSRGSATALRQTVPLAEALRARVRILQAVEPATPQDMVRVDEGPDPVTVVDRIEAMRSREEVDESPLPSDADMDAAVRIVENAGVACSWQTRHGMATRVLPEQSIAMDMLVLGRRGTLRRSAVGRTAASIIYHPTVPTLLCQDDPLPVHRLLLIYEPTPSGGRALRVAGELASELNVTLDVAVPDTDRRRGEENLAYVSSALRAYHVEGERVRFNGALPEAVSEMALEMGSSMVVLGDGHSCLWPWSKPANIRAAVQVPGALSLVVP from the coding sequence ATGCGCAACATACTGGTGGGTTACGACGGCTCCCGGGGTTCTGCAACCGCGCTACGGCAGACTGTCCCTCTCGCCGAGGCCTTGCGGGCGCGTGTGCGCATTCTGCAGGCAGTGGAACCCGCGACTCCCCAGGACATGGTGCGCGTGGACGAAGGACCCGACCCGGTAACCGTGGTGGATCGGATCGAGGCCATGCGGTCACGTGAGGAAGTCGACGAGAGCCCCCTGCCCTCCGACGCCGACATGGACGCAGCCGTGCGCATCGTGGAGAACGCCGGCGTGGCCTGCTCCTGGCAGACACGCCACGGAATGGCCACGCGCGTGCTTCCCGAACAATCCATCGCTATGGACATGCTGGTCCTCGGCAGGCGCGGCACATTGCGGCGCAGCGCGGTTGGGCGCACCGCGGCAAGCATCATCTACCACCCGACCGTCCCCACGCTCCTTTGTCAGGATGATCCGCTGCCCGTTCACCGACTTCTGCTGATTTACGAGCCCACGCCTTCCGGAGGCCGCGCCCTGCGAGTGGCCGGCGAGCTCGCCTCGGAGCTGAACGTCACCCTGGATGTTGCCGTCCCGGACACCGACCGCAGGCGCGGTGAAGAGAACCTCGCCTACGTGAGCAGCGCCCTGCGGGCCTACCACGTGGAAGGCGAGCGCGTGCGTTTCAACGGCGCCCTGCCTGAAGCGGTCTCCGAGATGGCTCTCGAGATGGGTAGTTCCATGGTGGTCCTGGGTGACGGTCACAGTTGCCTGTGGCCCTGGAGCAAACCCGCCAACATCCGCGCAGCCGTGCAGGTCCCCGGTGCGCTGTCCCTCGTGGTGCCCTGA
- a CDS encoding DUF1559 domain-containing protein has translation MRSAGFTLIELLVVIAIIAILAAILFPVFARAREKARQISCLSNMKQMGVSFFMYNADYDETYVINPEWKSRLQPYIKNTQINICPSRKDLPWYYGQGFNIGVPAFIGAYVPGFLGMPESAIQSPSNKILVVEWDRCNAGPPSGPTGLFAGGATCFWACTIIHNGGSNVLFGDGHAKWMQPQQYHSNMVKEDGAGNPTPAGVTAVPESVWRSYWDTSYAVN, from the coding sequence TTGAGGTCAGCCGGCTTCACCCTTATTGAGCTCCTGGTCGTGATCGCGATCATCGCCATCCTCGCGGCTATCCTGTTTCCGGTCTTCGCACGGGCTCGGGAGAAGGCAAGGCAGATCAGTTGTCTGAGCAATATGAAACAGATGGGCGTATCATTCTTCATGTACAACGCGGACTATGATGAGACGTACGTCATCAACCCCGAGTGGAAGAGCCGCCTGCAGCCCTACATCAAGAACACTCAGATCAACATCTGTCCCAGTCGCAAGGACCTGCCCTGGTACTACGGCCAGGGCTTCAACATCGGCGTTCCCGCATTCATAGGCGCCTATGTCCCCGGTTTTTTGGGAATGCCGGAGTCGGCAATACAGTCGCCGAGCAACAAGATACTGGTGGTTGAGTGGGACCGCTGCAATGCGGGGCCTCCGTCTGGCCCAACGGGCCTGTTTGCCGGCGGCGCCACCTGTTTCTGGGCGTGCACGATCATCCACAACGGCGGCTCTAATGTGCTCTTTGGCGACGGACACGCCAAGTGGATGCAGCCCCAGCAATATCATTCCAACATGGTCAAGGAGGACGGCGCAGGCAACCCCACTCCGGCGGGTGTGACGGCGGTGCCTGAATCCGTCTGGCGAAGCTACTGGGATACGAGCTATGCAGTCAACTGA
- a CDS encoding ECF transporter S component, with amino-acid sequence MQSTEPPDRKDADALSVGERLLDARDLALGGLFGALGIVVPIAFHALGPGMGPIWLPMYLPLLALGLLASWRTALIVGLITPILSSVLTGMPPIAPVAPLMAFELGALATSASLCRQAGMSIPVATVVAIIATRVVGTLALVTIGRAMGMEQSVPAYAILGLAVAWPGILLQLTVVPAAAYAIERTSIIGPRWKRNPK; translated from the coding sequence ATGCAGTCAACTGAACCCCCTGACCGGAAGGACGCGGATGCACTCTCCGTCGGCGAGCGGCTCCTGGACGCGCGGGACCTGGCGTTGGGGGGTCTGTTCGGGGCGCTGGGCATCGTTGTGCCCATAGCCTTCCACGCGCTTGGGCCGGGCATGGGACCCATCTGGCTTCCCATGTATCTGCCCTTGCTGGCGCTGGGGCTGCTGGCATCTTGGCGCACAGCCCTCATCGTCGGCCTCATAACCCCCATCCTGTCGTCTGTCCTGACCGGGATGCCGCCTATCGCGCCGGTAGCCCCGCTTATGGCCTTTGAACTCGGCGCCCTGGCCACCTCGGCGAGTCTGTGCCGTCAGGCCGGAATGAGCATACCTGTTGCGACCGTAGTCGCAATCATCGCCACGCGAGTGGTCGGCACCCTGGCGCTGGTCACCATCGGCCGCGCAATGGGCATGGAGCAGTCCGTGCCGGCCTATGCGATCCTGGGCCTCGCCGTGGCATGGCCCGGCATCCTGCTGCAGTTGACAGTGGTTCCCGCGGCCGCCTATGCTATTGAACGGACAAGCATCATAGGTCCGCGGTGGAAGAGGAACCCAAAGTGA
- a CDS encoding formylmethanofuran dehydrogenase, giving the protein MSEHTHEHSLHSSVDEIAILRAFHGHLGPYVFAGMRMGKYAVARLKADPHFGVEADVFCPDAPPPSCAIDGIQFSTGCTMGKRNIRHHVAEGVAARFVNRKSGETICVRLRPAALALAVEEMRLHNDEAGARVIERMSDEELLEELADL; this is encoded by the coding sequence GTGAGCGAGCACACTCACGAACATTCTTTGCACAGCAGTGTCGATGAAATCGCCATCTTGCGAGCTTTCCACGGCCACCTCGGCCCCTATGTGTTTGCCGGGATGCGAATGGGCAAATACGCGGTCGCCCGTTTGAAGGCGGACCCGCACTTCGGGGTCGAGGCCGATGTCTTCTGCCCCGATGCCCCCCCTCCCTCGTGCGCAATCGACGGCATTCAGTTCTCTACAGGCTGCACAATGGGCAAGCGGAACATCCGGCATCATGTTGCCGAAGGCGTTGCCGCTCGGTTCGTCAATCGCAAGTCCGGCGAAACCATCTGTGTCCGGTTGCGCCCTGCCGCTCTGGCGCTTGCGGTGGAGGAAATGCGCCTGCACAATGATGAGGCGGGCGCTCGGGTCATTGAACGCATGTCCGATGAGGAACTCCTGGAGGAGCTCGCCGACCTGTGA
- a CDS encoding ABC transporter ATP-binding protein, giving the protein MGDDLVAIELRDVSFAYPDGSPALEQVSLRVPIGGRLALIGPNGAGKSTLLLHLNGLLRGTGNVTVLGMPAREPYLSAIRRRVGLLFQNPDDQLFMPTVFDEVAYAAINAQYPPDEVRRRVAKALATVGMTDFEGKHPANLSVGQKKRVALASVLVTDAEILALDEPSAGLDPGGREDLMALLSCLDCTLVVATHDLGLAEKVCDSAAAIKAGRVLCTGSVSEIARYPGLFR; this is encoded by the coding sequence GTGGGTGACGACCTGGTAGCCATCGAACTCCGCGACGTCTCCTTCGCTTACCCCGACGGTTCGCCGGCACTCGAACAAGTCTCCCTGCGGGTGCCGATCGGAGGCCGTCTTGCGCTCATCGGCCCCAATGGAGCCGGCAAGTCCACTCTCCTTCTCCACCTCAACGGGCTCCTGCGAGGCACAGGGAATGTCACGGTGCTGGGCATGCCCGCCCGCGAGCCCTATCTGAGCGCCATCCGTCGCCGCGTGGGTCTGCTTTTCCAGAACCCCGACGATCAACTCTTTATGCCCACAGTGTTTGACGAAGTTGCCTACGCTGCAATCAACGCCCAATACCCGCCGGACGAGGTCCGCCGGAGAGTGGCAAAGGCCCTGGCCACTGTGGGGATGACCGATTTCGAAGGGAAGCACCCCGCAAACCTGAGTGTTGGCCAGAAGAAACGAGTCGCGCTGGCGTCGGTCCTGGTCACGGACGCAGAGATACTCGCCCTGGACGAGCCGTCGGCCGGCCTCGACCCCGGAGGCCGCGAGGACCTGATGGCGCTCCTAAGCTGCCTTGACTGCACCCTCGTTGTGGCCACTCATGACCTCGGTCTCGCGGAAAAGGTCTGCGACAGCGCGGCGGCTATCAAAGCCGGGCGGGTCTTGTGCACGGGCAGCGTCTCGGAGATTGCTCGATATCCGGGCCTGTTTCGATAA
- a CDS encoding sugar ABC transporter permease, whose translation MTASERRDLRNGLLFISPWIVGFLVFMLGPILFSLYASFCEYSVLRPPEWIGAANYSELLTDEVFRQAIGNTLIFAAFSIPLGLVVSLALAILLNSGVRGLTVFRTIFFLPSLVPMVALAIIWLWLFNGEHGVLNYVLKAVFGALGLKLTPPGWLSDPAWSKPALVMMSTWTVGHAVVIYLANLQDVPEQLYEAAEIDGATYLQKLRHVTLPMISPVILFNLIMGIIGTLQTFAVPYVISPRGAPARSIYFVAMYLYDNAFPYLRMGYACAIAWILFVIILVLTLLALRLSARRVYYGGS comes from the coding sequence ATGACCGCCAGCGAACGGCGTGACCTGCGAAATGGTCTCCTGTTCATCTCCCCATGGATCGTGGGCTTCCTCGTATTCATGCTGGGCCCCATCCTGTTCTCTCTGTACGCCAGCTTCTGCGAATACTCTGTCCTGCGCCCGCCGGAATGGATCGGTGCTGCCAATTACTCCGAGCTTCTCACTGACGAAGTCTTCCGCCAGGCAATCGGCAACACGCTGATCTTCGCCGCCTTCAGCATCCCACTGGGGCTCGTCGTTTCCCTGGCGTTAGCTATCCTCCTCAACAGCGGCGTCAGGGGGCTCACGGTATTCCGCACCATCTTCTTTCTGCCCTCGCTGGTACCCATGGTGGCTCTGGCCATCATCTGGCTGTGGCTGTTCAATGGTGAGCACGGAGTTCTCAACTATGTGCTCAAAGCGGTTTTCGGTGCGTTGGGCCTCAAGCTCACGCCGCCCGGGTGGCTGTCGGACCCGGCGTGGTCCAAGCCCGCGCTGGTGATGATGAGCACCTGGACCGTGGGCCACGCAGTGGTCATTTACCTCGCGAACCTGCAGGACGTGCCGGAGCAACTTTACGAGGCGGCGGAGATCGACGGCGCGACCTACCTGCAGAAGCTGCGCCACGTGACCCTGCCCATGATCTCCCCTGTGATCCTGTTCAACCTGATCATGGGGATTATCGGCACACTCCAGACCTTCGCGGTGCCGTATGTGATCTCCCCACGCGGCGCCCCCGCGAGGTCCATCTATTTCGTGGCCATGTATCTTTATGACAACGCCTTCCCCTACCTGCGCATGGGCTATGCCTGCGCGATCGCCTGGATCCTCTTCGTCATTATCCTGGTTCTGACGCTGCTGGCGTTGCGGCTCTCCGCGCGGCGCGTGTATTACGGCGGCAGCTGA
- the ychF gene encoding redox-regulated ATPase YchF: MKIGIIGPQGSGKSAVLSCLTGTDGSVNIGVVGVPDPRLEVLSGMYKPRKTTQADITFAEIGCASASKLSAITGALSQTDALAVVTGGFAHGTRAADLDSFLLDLLLADMSVVENRLARIEEDRQRGKKESQAEKPLMERLQKALADGVRLENVEVNADEEKALRAYQFVTRKPTLVVANVAEGDLGNGVASGIAETARQHGLRSLELCAPLEGEIARLTEEDRAAFLADYGLDAPARDRFIRAAYELTDLISFFTVGPDECKAWSIRRGTLAPRAAGAIHSDIERGFIRAEVVAYEDLVASGSLQECRARGQVRLEGKTYEVRDGDVIDFRFAV, translated from the coding sequence GTGAAGATCGGAATCATTGGCCCACAAGGGTCCGGCAAGAGTGCAGTACTCAGCTGTCTGACCGGAACCGACGGAAGCGTGAATATCGGCGTGGTCGGTGTCCCCGACCCGCGCCTCGAGGTGTTGTCGGGGATGTACAAGCCCCGCAAGACCACACAAGCAGACATCACTTTTGCCGAGATCGGCTGCGCGTCCGCGAGTAAGCTGTCGGCTATCACCGGCGCCCTGTCCCAGACCGACGCGCTCGCGGTGGTCACCGGGGGGTTCGCCCATGGGACTCGCGCAGCAGACCTGGACAGCTTCCTGCTTGACCTGCTCCTCGCAGACATGAGCGTGGTGGAGAACCGGTTGGCAAGAATCGAAGAGGACAGGCAGCGGGGTAAGAAGGAATCGCAGGCCGAGAAGCCCCTGATGGAGCGGCTGCAGAAGGCTCTCGCTGATGGTGTGCGTCTTGAGAACGTGGAGGTCAATGCCGACGAGGAGAAAGCACTGCGCGCTTATCAGTTCGTGACCCGCAAACCCACCCTGGTGGTGGCGAATGTTGCCGAGGGGGACCTGGGCAACGGAGTGGCTTCCGGCATCGCGGAGACCGCCCGCCAGCATGGCCTGCGGAGTCTGGAACTGTGCGCGCCGCTTGAGGGCGAGATCGCCCGGCTCACCGAGGAGGACCGCGCCGCGTTTCTCGCGGACTATGGGCTGGACGCTCCCGCGCGCGACCGGTTCATCCGGGCCGCGTACGAACTGACCGACCTGATTAGCTTCTTCACCGTGGGGCCGGATGAGTGCAAGGCGTGGAGCATCCGCCGGGGCACACTGGCTCCCCGGGCTGCCGGCGCGATCCACAGCGACATCGAACGCGGGTTCATCCGGGCCGAAGTGGTGGCGTATGAGGACCTGGTCGCCAGTGGATCGCTGCAAGAGTGCCGTGCGCGGGGTCAGGTGCGGCTCGAGGGCAAGACTTACGAGGTGCGCGACGGTGATGTGATCGACTTCCGTTTCGCGGTGTAA